In the Salvelinus fontinalis isolate EN_2023a chromosome 34, ASM2944872v1, whole genome shotgun sequence genome, one interval contains:
- the si:ch211-256m1.8 gene encoding uncharacterized protein si:ch211-256m1.8: MALLDYPIPELDVTLQEASRVLQLTLSPELYAEFKNTLSQQREVLQEAQNCLVAAASGRENWVTEQFKSQLLSCTDPLPTSTAIPAVLSPSRAKKECAQLERAAALLWAVAKMYSEPLLVEGEGQTERTQQSEVFAASRIPGKTQDEIKVYPDCLHAIVICAGEVFSINILQRLSPGGPMSPLPFPDIYIQMAHVMSQHRAAKNNEPSAICGLSALQRQAWSAVREEILRAGGAAAASLGLMESAVVALSLEDCNPPADLADTLNAVRLGGGDGPCLRYYDKVVNLVVFKDSTAGMAFEHSAVDGMVAGLVAETVWYLSESLNVDLVQTNTGSNGSAYLNKADSSSPSPLAFPLQGITKTDPPKSSPKAINPIITFEVPSYPDVFATLRGHRGLYDAWINFSLQLSLRQTLGESAASHILVTPTHMRHYKHGRCDQTYSITMQSCQLISALESCIGPDNNPRYTNELLRLFHVAFLEHKNLIKATKSGQGVGPHLAALRWSMSADNPLKKFLDPFGCPSVYLTGKDLIEGVELAVGNVYAKDQLAVSYMGRRDRVRMVLNGRGTFATVLEKLQDSLKVNLKLVMLLAVRYAVAGQMGAMECLLQEGQVGRRNGSTQGEIDKSISPAGQKQGKTMSKPTLPSDSASNMSPDFTLVIHGGAGEEMMLNTKVVDVIEFALQTALTLGAQVLQQGGSSLDAVQRSVQALEDCFLFNAGKGSVFNKDGKNEMEATIVDGNGMNSGSVACVTSVKNPVKAARQVMEKSAHSLLVGEGAEEFLQGLEESEKPMRAEYFQTDVRRRELIAKLSAGNASKNNHPQTVGAVALDRWCRLAAATSTGGLVGKWKGRVGDTAVVGAGIFADDKLAVTCSGDGDVFLRYTVAQKVASLYHHKGYSLRAACREVMSENLKGSCAGIIAVDAKGDAVIETNAGVLFVASMVGGIARVEVLRPMKSYSNVIWETDKLVAHLHSHPWTPGATILTQKTLSGPSSIFQLAVPDFLELLQGARAVSNLLCERLGVQRCALVFNPHPETQAHIRVLPLHGLETNWCPHLTGEEDFQPYDPGYCSSKSGPRCEDADLDQVQAKIRDKLPTPNAPLCYDFLGNPSHNGLFCRIVRGEEQHWRVWEDSDHVAFLTPYPNTPGLTVLVPRKPLSSNIFCLEETDYTSLILATRKVAGLLEEGMHARGVALIFEGFEIDYAYVKLIPLVPPRGDKPAEVFPEYFQSYPGYVSSVDGPPASPESLKEIHTKITLCRPPRSWEDPQSHSMLAIKSQWYRNLFQIQNTLFHSTVEYFNNTCQYAYALTPLTTDTISSPMGLGSDSEPVSVNLLGQDVYLADSMQFVLEYFLRFQENLSGAYYISASFRGEDPDATHLNQFYHVECELLGDMDTAMHIAEGYLAHLTNAMLKKHSNIILNSAGTLSHVQDLLEKLEGGTALPRVTLDKAIPMMPSPDCFEWVQDGQPQFGRKLTRKGEKVLIEKYGGAVWLTEMDHLGVPFYQAYVEGSGRRKAKASDLLLGLGETLGLGERHSNPEMVQEALRHHVVPEESYKWYIIMRQVIPLLTSGWGMGTERYLCWLLQHNDVRDIHIIPRMKARKYMP; encoded by the exons ATGGCACTTCTCGATTACCCTATTCCAGAGCTAGATGTCACCTTACAAGAGGCAAGCCGTGTGCTCCAGCTCACCCTGAGCCCCGAGCTCTACGCTGAATTCAAAAACACCCTTAGCCAACAGAGGGAGGTCCTGCAGGAGGCCCAAAACTGCTTGGTGGCTGCCGCCTCTGGCCGAGAGAACTGGGTGACAGAGCAATTCAAGAGCCAGCTGCTCTCATGCACTGACCCACTGCCCACCTCGACAGCCATCCCCGCTGTCCTGTCCCCCTCCAGAGCCAAGAAGGAGTGTGCCCAACTTGAGAGGGCTGCCGCTCTGCTCTGGGCTGTGGCCAAGATGTATAGTGAGCCTTTGCTGGTAGAGGGCGAGGGGCAAACTGAGCGCACACAGCAATCAGAGGTGTTTGCTGCCAGCCGCATTCCTGGGAAGACCCAAGATGAGATTAAA GTATACCCAGACTGCCTCCATGCCATCGTGATCTGTGCTGGAGAGGTATTTTCAATCAACATACTGCAGCGTCTCAGCCCAGGTGGGCCTATGTCCCCTTTACCGTTCCCTGACATCTACATCCAAATGGCTCATGTGATGAGCCAACATAGAGCTGCCAAGAACAATGAGCCCTCTGCCATCTGCGGCCTCTCTGCCCTGCAGCGGCAAGCCTGGAGTGCAGTGAGGGAGGAGATCCTTAGAGCAGGTGGGGCAGCGGCCGCCTCACTGGGGTTGATGGAGAGTGCTGTGGTGGCTCTCTCCCTGGAAGACTGCAATCCACCAGCTGATCTGGCAGACACCCTCAACGCTGTCAGactgggaggaggagatgggcCCTGTCTGAGATACTATGACAAG GTGGTGAACCTGGTGGTATTCAAAGACAGCACAGCAGGGATGGCGTTCGAGCACAGTGCAGTGGATGGAATGGTGGCTGGGTTAGTGGCTGAGACTGTGTGGTATCTCTCCGAGTCTCTTAATGTGGACCTAGTCCAGACCAACACAGGAAGCAATGGGTCAGCCTATCTTAACAAGGCTGATTCCTCCTCCCCAAGCCCCCTAGCATTCCCACTACAGGGTATAACTAAAACAGACCCCCCAAAGTCCTCCCCTAAAGCAATTAATCCCATAATCACGTTTGAGGTTCCCTCTTACCCAGATGTCTTTGCTACCCTCCGGGGTCACAGGGGCCTGTATGATGCCTGGATCAACTTTTCCTTGCAGCTCTCCCTAAGGCAGACTCTTGGGGAATCTGCTGCCAGCCACATTCTTGTAACCCCTACCCATATGCGTCACTACAAGCATGGCCGCTGCGATCAGACATACTCCATCACCATGCAATCCTGCCAGCTCATTAGTGCTTTGGAATCCTGCATCGGACCAGATAACAATCCTCGATACACGAACGAACTGCTCCGTCTGTTCCATGTGGCTTTCCTGGAGCACAAGAACCTGATCAAAGCCACTAAAAGTGGACAAGGTGTGGGCCCTCACCTCGCAGCCCTACGCTGGTCCATGTCTGCAGACAACCCTCTCAAGAAGTTTCTTGACCCCTTTGGGTGCCCCTCCGTTTACCTTACTGGCAAGGATTTGATAGAGGGAGTGGAGCTTGCTGTAGGGAACGTGTACGCTAAAGACCAACTGGCTGTATCCTACATGGGGAGGAGAGACCGGGTCCGTATGGTGCTCAATGGGAGAGGCACCTTTGccacagtgttggagaagctTCAAGATAGCCTGAAAGTAAATCTGAAGCTGGTGATGCTTCTCGCTGTCAGATATGCTGTAGCCGGACAAATGGGAGCAATGGAGTGTCTGCTGCAAGAAGGACAAGTAGGAAGAAGGAATGGATCCACCCAAGGGGAAATTGACAAAAGTATCAGTCCAGCAGGCCAAAAACAAGGCAAGACAATGTCCAAGCCAACACTTCCCTCTGATTCTGCCTCCAACATGAGTCCAGACTTTACTCTGGTGATCCATGGTGGAGCTGGGGAGGAGATGATGCTAAATACAAAGGTGGTAGACGTCATTGAATTTGCTCTGCAGACAGCCCTGACCCTCGGAGCACAAGTGCTACAACAAGGAGGCAGTAGTCTTGACGCAGTGCAGCGGAGTGTGCAAGCTCTTGAGGACTGCTTTCTGTTCAACGCCGGGAAGGGATCAGTTTTCAACAAAGATGGGAAAAATGAGATGGAGGCGACCATAGTAGATGGAAATGGGATGAACTCTGGGTCGGTGGCTTGTGTGACTAGTGTGAAGAACCCAGTGAAAGCAGCAAGACAGGTCATGGAGAAGAGTGCACACTCACTCTTAGTAGGGGAAGGCGCAGAAGAGTTTCTGCAAGGCTTAGAAGAGAGTGAGAAGCCTATGAGGGCGGAGTACTTCCAAACTGATGTCCGTCGCAGAGAGCTGATCGCAAAACTCAGCGCTGGCAACGCCTCCAAGAACAACCATCCACAGACGGTGGGAGCTGTTGCTTTGGATCGGTGGTGTAGGTTAGCTGCtgcaacgtccacaggtgggttggTGGGAAAATGGAAGGGTCGAGTTGGGGACACAGCAGTAGTGGGAGCAGGTATATTTGCTGATGACAAGCTTGCTGTAACCTGCTCTGGTGATGGAGATGTGTTTCTAAGGTACACAGTTGCACAAAAAGTGGCCAGTCTCTACCATCATAAAGGCTACAGCCTCAGGGCAGCATGTCGAGAAGTCATGTCTGAGAACTTGAAGGGCAGCTGTGCTGGAATCATTGCTGTAGACGCCAAAGGCGATGCTGTTATTGAAACCAATGCTGGGGTGTTGTTTGTAGCCTCCATGGTTGGTGGCATTGCACGTGTCGAAGTCCTGAGACCCATGAAGAGTTATTCCAATGTGATCTGGGAGACTGACAAACTAGTTGCTCACCTACACTCACACCCTTGGACACCAGGTGCCACCATCCTTACCCAAAAGACTCTGAGTGGACCGAGCAGCATCTTTCAGTTGGCTGTACCAGATTTCTTAGAACTGTTGCAAGGAGCAAGGGCTGTTTCAAACCTGCTATGCGAACGACTGGGGGTACAGCGTTGCGCCCTAGTATTTAACCCACATCCCGAGACCCAGGCCCATATCCGAGTGCTACCACTTCATGGCCTGGAAACCAACTGGTGCCCCCATCTGACCGGGGAGGAGGACTTTCAGCCCTATGACCCAGGTTACTGCAGCTCAAAGAGTGGCCCACGCTGCGAAGACGCAGATCTGGATCAGGTTCAGGCCAAGATTCGGGACAAGCTGCCAACACCTAACGCACCATTGTGTTATGACTTCTTAGGAAATCCCTCCCACAATGGACTGTTCTGCCGTATCGTCCGTGGGGAGGAGCAACATTGGCGGGTGTGGGAGGACAGTGATCATGTGGCTTTCCTCACTCCCTACCCTAATACACCTGGACTCACAGTTCTAGTGCCACGTAAACCACTGTCAAGCAACATTTTCTGTCTGGAAGAGACTGATTACACATCACTGATCCTGGCCACTCGTAAGGTAGCTGGACTGCTGGAGGAAGGAATGCATGCTCGAGGTGTTGCACTCATCTTTGAGGGCTTTGAGATTGATTATGCCTATGTCAAGCTGATACCTCTGGTTCCTCCACGTGGTGACAAGCCTGCTGAGGTGTTCCCAGAGTACTTCCAAAGCTACCCCGGGTATGTCTCATCTGTCGATGGCCCTCCCGCCAGCCCTGAATCTCTAAAGGAAATCCACACCAAAATCACACTTTGCAGGCCTCCTCGTTCCTGGGAGGACCCACAGAGCCACTCCATGTTAGCCATCAAGAGCCAGTGGTACCGCAATCTCTTTCAAATTCAAAATACCCTCTTCCACAGCACAGTGGAGTACTTCAACAACACCTGTCAGTACGCGTACGCCCTGACTCCTCTCACCACTGACACAATCTCCTCTCCGATGGGCCTGGGATCAGACTCCGAGCCCGTTTCCGTCAACTTGCTGGGGCAGGATGTGTACTTGGCTGACTCCATGCAATTTGTGCTGGAGTATTTCTTGCGATTCCAAGAGAACTTGTCGGGGGCATACTATATATCGGCAAGTTTTCGGGGAGAAGATCCAGATGCCACGCATCTTAACCAGTTCTACCATGTTGAGTGTGAGCTCCTGGGCGACATGGATACTGCCATGCACATAGCTGAGGGATACTTGGCTCATCTCACCAATGCAATGCTGAAAAAACACTCCAACATCATCCTGAACTCTGCTGGGACCCTTTCACATGTCCAGGACTTACTGGAGAAGTTGGAAGGAGGAACCGCTCTCCCAAGAGTCACTCTGGACAAGGCCATCCCTATGATGCCCTCGCCAGACTGCTTTGAGTGGGTACAGGACGGCCAGCCCCAGTTTGGCAGGAAGTTAACCCGCAAAGGAGAAAAGGTTTTGATTGAGAAGTACGGAGGTGCTGTTTGGCTGACAGAGATGGACCACCTGGGAGTGCCTTTCTACCAAGCATATGTGGAGGGCTCTGGCAGACGCAAGGCAAAAGCATCGGACCTCCTCTTGGGATTGGGAGAGACTCTGGGTCTTGGGGAGCGTCACTCCAACCCCGAGATGGTGCAAGAAGCCCTCAGACATCACGTTGTCCCAGAGGAATCCTACAAGTGGTACATCATCATGCGGCAGGTCATTCCTCTACTCACCAGTGGGTGGGGCATGGGCACAGAGCGCTATTTGTGTTGGCTGCTTCAGCATAATGACGTCAGAGACATACATATTATACCCCGTATGAAGGCCAGGAAATACATGCCTTGA